CGCCAGCGTGGAGATTTTCTTCAGGCTAAGGTGCGGGTACAACCTTTCCGCCAGCGCGTTCGCCACCATCACTTTATTGTTGCTGAAATCGTAAACCAGCACCCCTACCGGGATACGGCTGACGATCTCGCCGTACATCCGCTGCTGTTCTTTCAGGTGATGCGACAGGTCATCCTTTGGCCGGGCGTAGTAGCGCCGTAACGCGTAGAACCCCATCAGCGAGAGAGTCAGCAACGCCAGATTGAGCGCAATCACCCAGATGTTGTTGCGCAGCATGTCGGTTACCAACCGGCCCAGCGGAATGGCATAGACCAGTTTGATTGGCGAGTTCATCAACTGAGCCGATATTTCCAGCAGCGCGCCTTCGCGGCGAATATCGGTGGGGATATCGTTGTCCGCGTTGGCGTCGGCGTTTACCGGCGGTGTCTGCTGACGCAGCATGAAATTGTCTCGCGACATATTGCGCGGGATCAGATCGTTGATAGACAAGTCGAACGCAATGACGGTAGCCAGATGCCCGGGCTGATTGAACGTCGTGCGCAGGGTAAAGTAATAGTCGTTGTAAAAACGCAGTTTGCGCAAGGGAGAGAAGCTTTCCCGTTCATCCAGCGTGTTCGCCTGCTGCAGCATCTCGGTTTTGCGCGATTCCACCATCGATGAGAGGTAACTGCCGCGGAACTGTGACGAGATATCTTTCAGCGGCTGGGTGGATACCATGGTCAGGCTGTTGTCCTGCCCGTTGAGGTAGTACATCGAGTAGATATCGGTTTTCGCGCCCCACAATACGTCCAGATATTGCGATATCCGGTGCATGGCGCCGAGCGTGGTTTTGTCGTGTGGTCCGAAAATCAGGGCATCCGTTTTATGGCCGCTTTTCTCGACATAAAATACATTCGGCATCAGCGTAATCAGATTGATGTTGGGAGTGTCGGGCTGCGTCGGATCGCTGATCAGATTTTTGTAGATCTGATCGGTGAAGAAGCGGTAGGCGTCGATGCGCTTTTGCATTCCTTCCGCAATGTCCGTCAGCGCGGATTTTTTCTCCGTCATCCAGCTGTTGACGTAGTTATAGCTGTAGGCGCCGGTCATCAGCAGCAGCAACAGAATAAACAGCAGGAAAAAACGCACGATAGCCGCAGGCATGAAATCAGGCTCCTGATGAACGGGTAAGAAGACGGATACTGAGGCTGACAACCAGCAGCAACAGCGCGACACAGCCCAGAGCCAGCGACAGGCTGCTCCATTGTGCGATAAAGCCGGGCAGCGCCAGACCGGTCAGAATACCGGTATAACCGAGAGTGCTGACTGAAGCAACGGCCAGCCCGGCGGGCATGACTCGCTGTTTGCCTGCCACCGAGACGGACATCGCCGCGCCCGTGATGAAAAACGCCGCCCGTGTGGCGAACTGTAACGCTTTGTCGTCCGGTCGCTGTGACTGACCCGGCGTGGAGGAACTCAAGATTGAACTCATTGCTGAATAACTATCGTCGCTGAATCTGACAGAGGGGTATTTTTACCACAATTACGGCGTTTTATCGAAAGAGGATGTGTATCGCCGACAGAAAATGCGGGAAGGGTTCCATAATAAGCCGCACGGATAAAAAATGCCGGGACAAGCCCGGCAATAAGAAGGTAATTTATGATAAAGCGGAATGAATAATTTGATGATAGCGAAGAAATTCTAGAACTGTCGGTCGTAAGAATTTTGTCACTTAATGCTAATTTCATCGGGTTGCTTTTTCATTCTGTGCGGTGAACAACGTCAGAAAATATAAACGGGATGACATTATCGTAGATAAAGGAATTACGATATAGCCATCCCTCCGGGCGTTCGTTGAGCGCCGTGCTGGCTGGTCTGGCGTGTCTCTGGCCAAATATGCTGACATGACAATACGTTACCCGTCGTTATCTTTTGTCAAAAAATAAAATAAAAAGCGACGAAATCTTTTATACGGTGAATACTTTTTGTGGCATCAACCTGCAAATAAAAATGCATGATAAAGAATAAACTAACCCCTGCTTTTATTGTGGTTTAAGCGAGGGGGGTATTTGGCGTAGCGGCAACCCAGGATTGAAACGATGAATTATCGCAATGGTTTTGGGGGGCGCCGCAATTTGAGATAAACCTCCGTGGAGCTAGTGCCCACTTCTACGCGGCGTTATTCAGCCGCGGGCGCGTTCGGTTCGCCGGCAGGCGGTCGGGGAAAGGCCTAAACGTGGAAATAGCGGGTGGGTAAGCAGGTTATTACGGGGTAGGTATCAAGCTAATGACTTTTTTTTTGTAGGGATAGCCCCGTATAATTCCCTACTTTCAGTTAGGCTATGGGGTGAATGTGCAGCAATTTTCTGACCTGCTGCGCCAGATGCATCAGGCGCTCAACGAACCCTTGCCTGAGCAGGCGGGCTTTCATGCAGTCACGTTGACCATGTCGTTACAGGACGGCTCGCCGTTGCTGGCGTGGCTGGCCTCGCAGCCTGTCTATCCGCAGTTTTACTGGCAGCATCGTCAGGACGATGAAGAGGCGGCGGTGTGTGGTCAGGTACGTGTGTTTGGCGATATCGCGCACGCTGAAGACTTCCTGCAACGCCACGATGTGGACGACAGCGTACGCCTCTGGGGATTGAATGCGTTTGAACAGCATCCGGCAGCGAAGAC
The DNA window shown above is from Dickeya dadantii NCPPB 898 and carries:
- a CDS encoding MFS transporter; the protein is MSSILSSSTPGQSQRPDDKALQFATRAAFFITGAAMSVSVAGKQRVMPAGLAVASVSTLGYTGILTGLALPGFIAQWSSLSLALGCVALLLLVVSLSIRLLTRSSGA